One window from the genome of Drosophila albomicans strain 15112-1751.03 chromosome 2L, ASM965048v2, whole genome shotgun sequence encodes:
- the LOC117564340 gene encoding lipase 1-like, with protein MWGKYIALIWLSLQANFVFSDKLHYNSSVLEDAKLTTPELIEKYGYKVETHVIQTNDGYRLTIHRIPKHGARPVLLVHGLGDSSAAWVLTGPGCGLAYLLSDRGYDIWLMNIRGNRYSRKHIRYATSDRQFWDFSFHEHGVYDIPAVIDYILPISDHHQVHYIGHSQGTSAVFAMGADRPSYMKKIKLLQALAPVAYFENLRSPIIRLIKPYAEILIKLARIFGIYEFPPNRKAWSRMFYKLCTSTLRNTCKQVLMKVMGLDGPQFNDTLTPLIFSHFFYSASLKALEHYQQLLNSDGFYKFNYSKRSDNIKKYGTKYPPEYNVENINCKVALYYSRNDQLTSHKDVQNLRKKLPNVVHDELLAYPQFNHLDFLIAIDAKKLLYGSMFRVMEKVDKGEL; from the exons ATGTGGGGAAAATATATTGCCCTCATCTGGCTTTCGTTACAAGCAAATTTCGTATTTTCGGATAAATTACATTACAATTCAAGCGTTCTTGAAGATGCGAAGCTTACAACG ccTGAGCTCATCGAAAAATATGGCTATAAGGTGGAAACCCATGTGATTCAGACCAATGATGGCTATCGGTTGACCATACATCGCATTCCCAAACATGGAGCTCGGCCCGTTCTCTTGGTGCATGGCCTGGGCGATAGCTCAGCCGCCTGGGTATTGACTGGACCGGGCTGTGGTCTTGCTTATTTGCTAAGTGATCGTGGCTACGATATTTGGCTGATGAATATACGTGGCAATCGGTATTCGCGTAAACATATCAGATATGCGACGTCGGATCGTCAATTTTGGGATTTTTCATTCCACGAGCATGGCGTGTACGATATTCCAGCTGTGATTGATTACATTCTTCCTATCAGTGATCACCACCAGGTGCATTATATTGGCCACTCGCAGGGCACTTCGGCTGTATTCGCCATGGGAGCTGACAGACCTAGTTATATGAAGAAGATTAAGCTGCTGCAAGCACTCGCTCCGGTTGCTTATTTCGAAAATCTTCGTTCACCTATCATACGTTTAATCAAACCCTATGCTGAAATTCTTATT AAACTGGCGCGGATATTTGGCATCTATGAATTTCCACCAAATCGTAAAGCTTGGAGTCGTATGTTTTATAAACTATGCACCTCAACTCTTCGCAACACCTGCAAACAAGTCTTAATGAAGGTTATGGGCTTGGATGGTCCACAGTTTAATGATACACTCACACCATTAATATTCAGCCATTTCTTTTATAGTGCATCGTTGAAAGCTCTCGAGCACTATCAACAGCTGTTGAATAGCGATGGCTTCTATAAGTTTAATTATTCGAAACGTAGTgacaacattaaaaaatatggcACAAAATATCCTCCTGAATATAATGTGGAAAACATCAACTGTAAAGTTGCTTTATATTATAGTAGAAATGATCAATTAACATCCCATAAGGATGTGCAAAATTTACGCAAGAAACTGCCAAATGTTGTACACGATGAATTGTTGGCATATCCACAATTTAATCATTTAGACTTTTTAATTGCCATCGATGCTAAAAAATTGCTCTACGGCAGCATGTTTCGGGTAATGGAAAAAGTCGACAAGGGTGAGCTTTAG